From Carassius auratus strain Wakin chromosome 1, ASM336829v1, whole genome shotgun sequence, the proteins below share one genomic window:
- the LOC113050358 gene encoding adhesion G protein-coupled receptor E3-like, producing MKCDQHVTWSGWYRLFINGVSAHIPETCITTYSCGTATALGLPDGHPRIEDGVVTRDACALWNDFCCFVRSFPIKVKACPGNYFVYELVSPTICYAAYCADVSTINPSSTAVTPATIFTVYPSVDPCYNYTVLDEPWRANSSRPSNSYKLDKSVSWSGWYRLFINGVSTQIADTCVEIYSCGTAIPLWIRGGHPTVEDGIVTRDVCGHWDNYCCYYGSYSIKVKACPGNYHVYELVRPAVNDAVYCAVRRETSTPVINMTQQERCNSQTFGGCFQNLLEQIENITAQDLPLDTVKNILNMAFNTSEKILESSSLSSVNQTELASYGNRLLKASEKLMSTLVKPVDTSDSVSFIIAAVDIEVFMIGPHVTLEKIPRLDTTNSSIDIDLIGIAKNNNERSAAVAFMSYNMMENLLKPGFFNTPKDTIKTMMSTVISATLPKTTNTTLTKPVNFTLKHIREFDPNNSLSCVYWNISEWIVDGCSVLKSNSSHTVCSCDHLSTFALIMQTSRPPENDSLMELLDLVCVSVGLVFFTLALLTFALCQWSPGVNNVARINICISLLLAHLLFLLTQQFLSLIRPLQVLCAVISGLLHFLFLSGFVWMFIEAVLLFICVKNLSQISSRKREVLSSGFLCVIGYLVALVVVCVSVSLVPEGYGSEQCWIKVEKGFIWSFLGPVCVILALNMILFMKIVISLISALNTLNAEVSQMKQTKIMAFKTLAQFVVLGCSWILFFSTNGSKGLEIVFLILNSQQGTFIFVIYCLLNNEIRQQYRRCFRCRKEH from the exons ATGAAGTGTGACCAGCATGTCACCTGGAGTGGCTGGTATCGTCTCTTCATTAACGGTGTGAGCGCTCATATCCCAGAGACTTGTATTACGACCTATAGCTGTGGCACTGCTACTGCACTGGGGTTACCCGATGGGCATCCCAGAATTGAGGATGGAGTTGTCACCCGAGATGCCTGCGCTCTATGGAATGATTTCTGCTGCTTTGTCAGGTCTTTCCCCATTAAAGTCAAAGCTTGTCCAGGCAATTATTTCGTCTATGAGCTGGTTAGTCCAACTATCTGCTATGCAGCATACTGTGCAG ATGTCAGCACCATTAACCCCAGCTCTACAGCCGTCACACCAGCGACCATCTTCACTG TTTATCCCTCTGTTGACCCCTGCTACAACTACACTGTGTTGGATGAACCATGGAGAGCCAACAGCAGTCGCCCATCAAACTCCTACAAGCTTGATAAGTCTGTCAGCTGGAGCGGCTGGTATCGTCTCTTCATTAACGGTGTGAGCACTCAGATCGCAGACACGTGTGTTGAAATCTATAGTTGTGGTACTGCTATCCCACTCTGGATTCGTGGTGGACACCCTACAGTTGAGGATGGAATCGTCACTCGAGATGTCTGCGGTCACTGGGACAATTACTGCTGCTATTACGGTTCTTACTCCATTAAAGTCAAAGCCTGTCCGGGCAATTATCATGTCTATGAGCTGGTTAGACCAGCTGTCAACGATGCAGTCTACTGTGCAG TCAGACGAGAGACGAGTACACCTG TTATAAATATGACACAGCAGGAAAGATGCAAC AGTCAGACATTTGGAGGATGTTTTCAAAATCTTCTTGAGCAGATAGAGAACATTACAGCTCAAGACCTTCCTTTAGAT ActgtgaaaaacattttgaatatggcCTTCAACACTTCAGAGAAAATTTTAGAGTCGTCATCATTATCATCTGTAAACCAAACTGAACTAGCCTCCTATGGAAACCGTCTGTTAAAAGCCAGTGAGAAACTCATGTCTACATTGGTGAAGCCGGTGGACACAAGTGACAGTGTCAGTTTTATTATTGCTGCTGTAG ATATAGAAGTCTTCATGATTGGACCACATGTCACCTTAGAGAAAATCCCTCGACTCGACACGACAAATTCTTCTATTGACATCGATCTCATTGGGATCGCCAAGAACAACAATGAAa GATCAGCTGCTGTGGCTTTCATGAGCTACAACATGATGGAGAATCTACTGAAGCCAGGCTTCTTCAACACACCAAAGGACACGATTAAAACCATGATGTCCACTGTGATCTCAGCTACTCTTCCCAAAACCACCAACACTACACTAACTAAACCAGTCAACTTCACCCTCAAACACATCAGA gagtttgaTCCCAACAATTCCCTATCCTGTGTGTACTGGAATATCAGCGAGTGGATTGTAGATGGTTGTTCTGTTTTAAAGTCCAACAGCAGCCACACTGTGTGTTCCTGTGATCATCTGTCCACATTCGCTCTCATCATGCAAACCAGCCGCCCACCAGAG AACGACTCACTAATGGAGCTGTTGGATTTGGTGTGTGTGTCCGTGGGGCTGGTGTTCTTCACTTTGGCCCTGTTGACCTTTGCCCTTTGTCAGTGGAGTCCTGGAGTGAATAATGTGGCTCGAATCAACATCTGCATCAGTCTTCTGTTGGCTCACCTTCTGTTTCTGCTCACACAGCAGTTCCTGAGCCTCATACGTCCTCTGCAG GTGTTGTGTGCCGTGATCTCAGGACTTCTgcacttcctctttctctccggaTTTGTGTGGATGTTCATTGAAGCTGTGCTGCTCTTCATCTGTGTGAAGAACCTATCACAAATCAGCTCCAGAAAGAGGGAGGTGCTTAGCAGTGGATTCCTGTGTGTGATTGGATATCTGGTTGCTctggttgtggtgtgtgtgtctgtcagtttGGTTCCTGAAGGCTACGGCAGCGAAca ATGCTGGATTAAAGTGGAGAAAGGCTTCATCTGGAGTTTCCTGGGTCCTGTTTGTGTCATACTAGCA TTAAACATGATTCTCTTCATGAAGATCGTCATCAGTCTGATCTCAGCACTCAATACTCTCAATGCTGAAGTTTCACAGATGAAACAAACCAA GATTATGGCGTTTAAAACACTGGCTCAGTTTGTGGTTCTTGGTTGCTCCTGGATTCTGTTTTTCTCCACTAATGGCAGTAAGGGGCTGGAGATCGTCTTCCTGATCTTGAACTCCCAGCAGGGAACCTTCATCTTCGTGATCTACTGTCTCCTCAATAATGAG ATCAGGCAGCAGTACAGGAGGTGCTTCAGATGTCGCAAAGAACACTGA